In Collimonas arenae, a single genomic region encodes these proteins:
- the pilM gene encoding type IV pilus biogenesis protein PilM, with amino-acid sequence MWMTWIMAALIAIAGCLALSDEVRGPPVLAAHKSADLADNMGLYRGAVIAFLQKTPSFTAGPVPNEMLSLPSWYRPYPLWRNQVEVDGGITIYTAQLPPVSITADLMRLSHNSILVGEADASTNTLRSPLFGDTNIKLPVRIPNGSPVWLARRH; translated from the coding sequence ATGTGGATGACATGGATCATGGCGGCGCTGATCGCTATTGCAGGCTGTCTGGCGCTAAGCGACGAAGTGCGCGGCCCTCCGGTATTGGCTGCACATAAAAGTGCGGACCTGGCAGACAACATGGGCCTCTACCGGGGCGCCGTGATCGCCTTCCTGCAGAAGACGCCTTCATTTACCGCAGGTCCGGTGCCGAACGAGATGTTGAGCCTGCCATCGTGGTACAGGCCGTATCCGTTGTGGCGCAACCAAGTCGAGGTCGACGGCGGCATCACGATTTATACGGCGCAACTGCCGCCGGTCAGCATCACGGCAGATCTGATGCGATTGTCGCATAACTCGATATTGGTCGGCGAGGCGGATGCGTCGACAAATACGCTCCGCTCGCCGTTGTTCGGCGACACCAACATCAAGTTGCCGGTCAGGATTCCGAACGGCAGTCCGGTCTGGCTCGCCAGACGTCATTGA
- the pilV gene encoding shufflon system plasmid conjugative transfer pilus tip adhesin PilV, whose protein sequence is MNRLQHGFTLLELMAALAIGAMMILGLSVMIDRSLDDTKAQQTALYQAQVAAATGKYIVENYADLVSRASETSAVAVNVEALKNTGHLSRNFNLTNAYGQTPCVLVLKTPEGHLDALVVTEGGDSILAKDIAYIAGNAGQGGGYFDSGAPLQAKGAFGSWALQETGTPALNNFMSAKCDKNATTGAGHLATALFYDGLGQPTTDFVYRGAVPGHPELNAMTTPLQLPKVARENTSDRLCTAADATTYGRIAVNNIGAVLSCQAGVWRYGGGSWKEPVSDYESLPPGGPGSANVTGDVRMVTGKNVAFTWTADNAWSPLAVDQNGNLNVPQRLTVNDVLIQAQITAGTRCDKNGLIAADSTGMAISCQSGIWRKFAESEIIPTGQGDPVRTWSYKQQAPDGDYEYWLDLSTVSGSRPLFVSGLNRCKSYDNNESSAYAEYIDASRIASLGYVGGCASLSNVYSNTKSNGVVAQPDGTYPTSGGDLQIRVMAGNYMALQKIPENAGWLHVVMRSKGSPENYTRMWLTIFNSR, encoded by the coding sequence ATGAACCGACTACAGCATGGCTTTACCTTATTGGAATTGATGGCGGCACTGGCCATCGGGGCGATGATGATACTTGGCCTGAGCGTCATGATCGACCGCTCGCTGGACGACACCAAGGCACAGCAGACCGCGCTATACCAAGCCCAGGTTGCAGCGGCTACCGGCAAATATATCGTCGAGAATTATGCCGATCTGGTCAGCCGCGCCAGCGAGACGTCAGCTGTGGCGGTCAACGTCGAGGCGTTGAAAAACACCGGTCATTTGTCAAGAAATTTCAATCTGACCAACGCTTATGGCCAGACTCCTTGCGTGCTGGTGCTGAAAACGCCGGAAGGTCATCTGGACGCGTTGGTGGTCACTGAAGGCGGCGATTCCATCCTCGCCAAAGATATCGCTTACATCGCCGGCAATGCGGGGCAGGGCGGGGGCTATTTCGACAGTGGCGCGCCACTGCAGGCAAAAGGCGCCTTTGGATCATGGGCATTGCAGGAAACAGGCACGCCTGCGCTGAATAATTTTATGAGCGCCAAATGCGATAAAAACGCCACGACCGGTGCCGGCCATTTGGCAACGGCATTGTTCTACGACGGTCTCGGACAGCCAACGACCGATTTTGTCTATCGCGGCGCGGTGCCCGGGCATCCGGAACTGAATGCAATGACAACGCCGTTGCAATTGCCCAAGGTTGCCCGGGAAAATACATCGGACCGCTTGTGCACGGCCGCCGATGCCACTACCTATGGCCGGATTGCGGTCAACAACATCGGAGCGGTGCTGAGTTGTCAGGCCGGGGTTTGGCGTTACGGCGGCGGCTCCTGGAAAGAACCTGTATCCGATTACGAGTCGCTGCCGCCTGGCGGCCCGGGCAGCGCCAACGTGACAGGAGACGTGCGTATGGTCACGGGGAAAAATGTCGCCTTTACCTGGACTGCTGACAATGCCTGGTCCCCACTGGCCGTTGACCAGAACGGCAACCTGAATGTTCCGCAGCGATTGACGGTCAACGATGTGTTGATTCAAGCGCAAATCACTGCGGGCACGCGTTGTGATAAAAACGGTTTGATCGCGGCTGATTCCACCGGCATGGCGATCTCGTGCCAGTCGGGCATCTGGCGCAAATTTGCCGAGAGCGAGATTATTCCAACCGGCCAAGGCGATCCTGTGCGGACCTGGAGTTACAAGCAACAGGCGCCCGACGGCGACTACGAGTACTGGCTGGATCTGTCCACGGTTAGCGGAAGCCGTCCATTGTTTGTCAGCGGCTTAAATAGATGCAAGTCGTATGACAACAATGAATCCTCCGCCTATGCCGAATATATCGATGCATCGAGAATCGCCTCGCTAGGCTATGTCGGGGGATGCGCCAGTTTGAGCAACGTATATAGCAATACAAAAAGCAATGGCGTAGTGGCCCAGCCCGATGGCACTTATCCGACCTCAGGCGGCGACTTGCAAATTCGGGTCATGGCTGGAAATTACATGGCTTTGCAAAAAATTCCGGAAAACGCAGGATGGTTGCATGTCGTGATGAGATCAAAAGGAAGTCCCGAGAACTACACCAGAATGTGGCTCACAATTTTCAACAGCCGTTGA
- a CDS encoding type 4 pilus major pilin, whose translation MKNSRFMQSGKSSIINRQRGASLLEGIAYLGIAAIVILGAVSLLMGAFSSAQTNRASEEVVSIRTGVKKLYMGQSAAYSTGSLNPQLITAKVFPTTLAVTEAGGVTNTWNGAVTVTGVNANFTISYTAVPQDVCINMISGSNGWVSVAVNDGAENTAFPITPKAATDACTSTAGNKIVWTAL comes from the coding sequence ATGAAAAATTCACGCTTTATGCAATCAGGCAAATCTAGCATCATCAATCGCCAGCGCGGCGCTTCGCTACTGGAAGGGATTGCTTACCTGGGTATTGCCGCGATTGTGATTCTGGGCGCGGTATCGCTGTTGATGGGTGCATTCAGCAGCGCGCAAACCAATCGGGCATCGGAAGAGGTGGTGTCGATACGTACCGGTGTCAAGAAGCTGTATATGGGACAGTCGGCAGCCTATTCGACAGGATCGTTGAATCCGCAATTGATTACGGCTAAGGTATTTCCCACTACGCTGGCAGTTACCGAGGCGGGAGGGGTCACCAATACCTGGAACGGTGCGGTAACCGTGACCGGCGTTAACGCCAATTTCACGATCTCTTACACTGCTGTACCGCAGGATGTCTGCATCAACATGATAAGCGGAAGCAATGGCTGGGTCAGTGTTGCCGTCAACGATGGCGCGGAAAACACGGCATTCCCGATAACGCCGAAAGCTGCGACTGACGCTTGCACATCAACTGCCGGCAATAAAATCGTCTGGACTGCGTTGTAA
- a CDS encoding type II secretion system F family protein, whose amino-acid sequence MQLELNRRWAKLQFGSTVRLRLYRKIAKMLANGLPLLKILEELQDRASNNGKNPNEPLAIVLDDCRRMVQNGRMLAEGLGRWVPYTEQMIILAGEQGGRLEGTLVALVDVVQSGKKIKSVIVGGVAYPIAIFVLIIVYIYVFGTRVIPQFARMVDPATWHGSARSLYLMSLAVQSWMPYLVLVLFAAGIGLALSMPRWRGDVRVFMDRFAPYSIYRLMAGSSFLMAFSALQLAGITVEKSLIRLAEAAPPWLRERLNGALLGVKSGLNCGEALKNAGYGFPSKEVIDDLCVYAEYKGFGDALKILADEWMADGVEIIESQMKVLNGIAIVSLAVVIGWLVTGFFGIQQEIAAMARAVH is encoded by the coding sequence ATGCAGCTTGAACTTAACCGCCGCTGGGCGAAATTACAGTTCGGTAGCACTGTACGGCTGCGTCTTTACCGCAAAATCGCAAAAATGCTGGCGAACGGCTTGCCGCTGCTGAAAATCCTGGAAGAGTTGCAGGACCGCGCTTCCAACAACGGCAAGAATCCGAACGAACCGCTCGCCATCGTGCTCGACGATTGTCGCCGCATGGTGCAAAACGGCCGCATGCTGGCCGAAGGATTGGGCCGTTGGGTTCCGTACACAGAACAAATGATTATCCTGGCCGGCGAGCAGGGCGGACGGCTGGAAGGGACGCTGGTGGCGCTGGTCGACGTGGTTCAATCCGGGAAAAAAATCAAGAGCGTCATCGTCGGCGGCGTCGCCTACCCGATAGCGATTTTCGTACTGATCATCGTCTACATCTATGTGTTTGGCACCCGTGTGATCCCACAGTTCGCGCGCATGGTCGATCCCGCCACCTGGCATGGCTCGGCCAGATCGTTGTATCTGATGTCGTTAGCAGTGCAATCCTGGATGCCCTACCTGGTACTGGTCCTGTTCGCAGCCGGGATCGGACTGGCGCTGTCGATGCCGCGCTGGCGCGGCGACGTGCGGGTATTCATGGATCGTTTTGCCCCCTATTCGATCTATCGGCTAATGGCAGGCAGCAGCTTCCTGATGGCGTTCTCGGCGCTGCAACTGGCCGGCATTACGGTTGAAAAATCACTGATCCGGCTGGCCGAGGCCGCACCGCCGTGGCTGCGCGAGCGCCTCAACGGCGCTCTGCTTGGCGTCAAGTCTGGCTTGAACTGCGGCGAAGCATTGAAGAACGCCGGCTATGGCTTTCCCTCGAAAGAAGTGATCGACGATCTGTGCGTCTACGCCGAATACAAAGGCTTCGGCGATGCGCTGAAGATCCTGGCCGATGAGTGGATGGCGGACGGCGTTGAAATCATCGAAAGCCAGATGAAAGTTCTCAACGGTATTGCCATCGTGTCGCTGGCGGTGGTGATCGGCTGGCTGGTCACCGGATTTTTCGGAATTCAGCAAGAAATCGCTGCGATGGCTAGAGCGGTGCATTAG
- a CDS encoding GspE/PulE family protein, with product MNTLNVNLPAVPGPRVRGAQVLLQAAGHAPDQPQSATDYIDFSSIKILSKSGIYAGGVEEQKFLCLLSDNRLLIAAEHVLNSHVLSYRARLERMKHPFQVVLTSLETVNEANQVDMSERRIRLQEHTMMQVTAKGLLSKACQERASDIHIRLREQSTEFYFRIHNDLVKVGGQTREYGERLLATLYGAMTTVSDNAYKPTERQDASIGDRDKLPSTLYGVRIATAPTSDGSVMVLRLLYNDAGDNNDVQLLGYTPAHAAQIQVLKEQPIGMNIISGPTGSGKSTTLQHVLAGEIRESEGKIHVLTIEDPIEYPIAGAVQTSVTNANTEEERSRLFSAAIANAMRLDPDTIMIGEVRDKASAQNSLRAAMTGHQVWTTVHANSAMAIVDRLLDLGLPLSMVADHSLVTGLISQRLVKVLCPHCKRKLAEHQHEVPAILLERVKRTVGEAFNEVCLAGPGCVHCKKHGTIGRTVVAEVILPDPRFYDYVRAGDKLRAHAYWLRELGGKTLLQHAIEKVASGMVDPRMAEKIVGHLTLEPQLALAGAEDAA from the coding sequence ATGAACACGCTGAACGTCAACCTGCCGGCGGTGCCTGGGCCCCGCGTGCGCGGCGCCCAGGTCTTGCTGCAAGCCGCCGGCCACGCGCCGGACCAGCCACAATCGGCGACGGACTACATCGACTTCTCAAGTATCAAGATACTGAGCAAAAGTGGTATCTATGCAGGCGGTGTGGAAGAACAGAAATTCCTGTGCCTGCTATCCGACAATCGCCTGCTGATCGCCGCCGAGCATGTCCTTAATTCACACGTGCTGTCGTATCGGGCCCGGCTGGAGCGCATGAAGCACCCGTTCCAGGTCGTATTGACTTCGCTGGAGACCGTCAACGAAGCCAATCAGGTCGATATGTCCGAGCGCAGAATCCGGCTCCAGGAACACACGATGATGCAGGTCACGGCCAAGGGCTTGCTGAGCAAGGCTTGCCAGGAGCGCGCCTCCGATATTCATATCCGGTTGCGTGAACAGAGCACCGAATTCTATTTCCGGATTCACAACGATCTGGTCAAAGTCGGCGGCCAGACCCGCGAATACGGCGAACGCCTGCTGGCGACGCTATACGGTGCCATGACCACCGTATCGGACAACGCTTACAAGCCGACCGAACGGCAGGACGCCAGCATCGGCGACCGCGACAAATTACCCAGCACCTTGTACGGCGTACGTATAGCCACCGCTCCGACCAGCGATGGCAGCGTCATGGTATTGCGCTTGTTATACAACGACGCCGGCGACAACAACGACGTCCAGCTGCTTGGCTACACTCCGGCGCATGCGGCGCAGATCCAGGTGCTAAAGGAGCAGCCAATCGGCATGAATATCATCAGCGGCCCCACCGGTTCTGGAAAATCAACCACGCTGCAGCACGTGCTAGCGGGCGAAATCCGCGAATCCGAAGGCAAGATCCACGTCCTGACGATCGAAGATCCAATCGAATATCCGATCGCCGGCGCGGTTCAGACCTCGGTCACCAACGCCAATACCGAGGAAGAGCGTTCGCGCCTGTTTTCCGCTGCCATCGCCAACGCCATGCGGCTTGACCCTGACACCATCATGATCGGTGAAGTGCGTGATAAAGCATCCGCACAAAACAGCCTGCGTGCGGCGATGACCGGCCATCAGGTCTGGACCACGGTGCATGCCAATAGCGCCATGGCGATCGTCGATCGCTTGCTGGACCTCGGGCTGCCGCTCAGCATGGTGGCCGATCACAGCCTGGTCACCGGACTGATTAGCCAGCGCTTGGTCAAAGTCCTGTGTCCGCATTGCAAAAGGAAACTGGCCGAACATCAGCATGAGGTCCCGGCCATCCTGCTGGAAAGAGTCAAGCGCACCGTCGGCGAGGCGTTCAACGAAGTCTGCCTGGCTGGGCCTGGCTGCGTGCATTGTAAAAAACACGGCACTATCGGCCGCACCGTGGTGGCCGAAGTGATCCTGCCAGATCCGCGTTTCTATGATTATGTGCGCGCTGGAGACAAGCTCAGAGCGCATGCATACTGGCTGCGCGAACTGGGCGGCAAGACCTTGCTGCAGCATGCGATCGAAAAAGTGGCGAGTGGTATGGTCGATCCGCGCATGGCCGAGAAAATAGTCGGTCATTTGACGCTCGAGCCTCAATTGGCCTTGGCCGGAGCGGAAGATGCAGCTTGA